A stretch of Kyrpidia spormannii DNA encodes these proteins:
- a CDS encoding MIP/aquaporin family protein produces MDRAPSLWSRSLAEGIGTALLVLIGPGCAAFNGILTGQAHHSATLADVGVISLAFGIIVVGMIYAFGHISGCHINPAVTVGLAVIRRFPWREVPAYVAAQLIGAMAGALGVVAILGPAGATVGNLGATVLSPSTGYVQGIVIEAIEAFVLMTVIMGAAVDGRAPQGFAGLVIGLTVAGIIMTTAGPTGSSFNPARTFGPYVMDSFFGGQVRWAEYPVYVIGPILGASLAAWLYSAVAGLTVPGDESGAEEQKAAAKHETA; encoded by the coding sequence ATGGACCGGGCACCTTCGTTATGGAGCCGAAGCCTGGCCGAGGGGATCGGGACGGCGTTGTTGGTGTTGATCGGGCCGGGGTGTGCGGCGTTCAACGGTATATTGACGGGGCAGGCGCATCACTCGGCGACCCTGGCCGATGTCGGTGTCATCAGTCTGGCGTTTGGGATCATTGTGGTGGGGATGATTTATGCATTCGGGCATATTTCGGGGTGCCACATCAACCCGGCGGTGACGGTGGGGTTGGCGGTGATCCGGCGGTTTCCCTGGCGGGAGGTTCCGGCCTATGTGGCGGCCCAACTGATCGGCGCGATGGCGGGGGCGCTGGGGGTTGTCGCGATCCTGGGGCCGGCCGGAGCGACGGTGGGCAATCTCGGGGCGACGGTGCTCTCTCCTTCCACAGGGTATGTGCAGGGAATTGTGATTGAGGCGATCGAGGCGTTTGTCCTGATGACGGTGATCATGGGCGCGGCGGTGGACGGCCGCGCGCCCCAAGGGTTTGCAGGGTTGGTTATCGGGTTGACGGTGGCGGGGATTATCATGACCACGGCGGGGCCCACGGGTTCGTCGTTTAATCCGGCCCGTACGTTTGGTCCCTATGTGATGGACAGTTTTTTTGGTGGGCAGGTGCGGTGGGCAGAGTATCCGGTGTATGTGATCGGCCCGATCCTCGGGGCGTCGCTGGCCGCCTGGTTATATAGTGCGGTGGCGGGATTGACGGTGCCCGGCGACGAGTCCGGGGCGGAAGAACAAAAGGCGGCGGCGAAACATGAAACTGCCTGA
- a CDS encoding SDR family NAD(P)-dependent oxidoreductase, with amino-acid sequence MSVMDAFRLNDRVALVTGGGSGIGLAFARAMAEAGADVAVVDWNEEAARKAAEQLAGETGRKVIALRADVSKEEDADRMVQETVRQLGGLDVCFANAGIGDEGALVTEYSKEDWDRVIAVNLTGVFLTDRAAARVMVERKRGSIINTASIYGLVGDFGMGAIGYTAAKGGVVQLTRTLAVQLAPMGIRVNAIAPAFIRTNLGEGKLREDVPDPELRKVHEEITRRTPIGRWGRPEDLAGIGVFLASDASAFCTGYIYAVDGGWLAV; translated from the coding sequence ATGAGTGTGATGGACGCCTTTCGACTGAATGACCGGGTTGCTCTGGTAACTGGGGGCGGAAGTGGAATCGGACTTGCTTTTGCAAGGGCTATGGCGGAAGCCGGCGCGGATGTGGCGGTGGTGGACTGGAATGAGGAGGCGGCCCGGAAGGCTGCGGAGCAGCTGGCAGGGGAGACTGGGCGGAAAGTGATCGCGCTCCGGGCGGATGTGTCCAAGGAAGAGGACGCCGATCGCATGGTACAAGAGACGGTTCGGCAACTCGGCGGGCTCGATGTGTGTTTTGCCAATGCCGGGATCGGGGATGAAGGCGCACTGGTCACCGAATACAGCAAGGAAGATTGGGACCGGGTGATTGCCGTGAACCTCACCGGCGTGTTTCTCACCGATCGGGCGGCGGCCCGGGTGATGGTCGAGCGCAAACGGGGGAGTATTATTAATACGGCGTCTATCTACGGTCTCGTGGGGGATTTCGGAATGGGAGCCATCGGGTATACAGCCGCGAAGGGCGGTGTGGTGCAGCTCACCCGAACTCTGGCGGTGCAATTGGCTCCGATGGGGATTCGGGTGAACGCGATCGCCCCGGCCTTTATTCGGACGAATCTCGGGGAAGGAAAATTGCGCGAGGATGTTCCGGATCCCGAGCTGCGCAAGGTCCATGAGGAAATCACCCGAAGGACTCCAATTGGCCGATGGGGCAGGCCAGAAGATTTAGCGGGGATAGGGGTGTTCCTCGCCTCGGATGCGTCGGCGTTTTGTACCGGGTACATCTATGCGGTGGATGGTGGCTGGTTGGCAGTGTGA